Proteins found in one Mesorhizobium sp. CAU 1732 genomic segment:
- a CDS encoding STAS/SEC14 domain-containing protein, protein MRPLERVPAVRKIETDRPDLFAVEITGEFNSADAENLCGLLEGAYAVHDRLDLLVRISNLDDVDVSDMSPETKDFMRDHVAMHVGRCAIVDESGWADAVTRLLKPGGNVELRRFPPQDEAQAWEWVGAREIAEQI, encoded by the coding sequence ATGCGGCCATTGGAGCGGGTTCCGGCAGTCCGAAAGATCGAAACCGATCGGCCCGACCTCTTCGCCGTCGAGATCACAGGCGAATTCAATTCGGCGGATGCGGAAAACCTGTGCGGCCTTCTCGAGGGCGCGTATGCGGTTCACGATCGGCTCGACCTGCTCGTACGCATCAGCAATCTCGATGACGTCGATGTGTCCGATATGTCCCCTGAAACCAAGGATTTCATGCGCGATCACGTGGCGATGCACGTCGGTCGCTGTGCCATCGTCGACGAGAGCGGCTGGGCCGATGCCGTCACGCGGCTGCTCAAGCCGGGCGGAAACGTGGAACTGCGGCGTTTTCCACCCCAGGACGAGGCTCAGGCCTGGGAATGGGTCGGCGCGCGCGAAATCGCCGAACAAATCTGA
- a CDS encoding ATP-dependent RecD-like DNA helicase, producing the protein MQFSPQQDEALKAVARWLKEGRSPLFRLFGYAGTGKTTLARHFAENVDGQVQFAAFTGKAAQVLRSKGATNARTIHSLIYRPRGEEAVSDETTGKTSMSPTFSLNRQSPIAKAKMVVIDECSMVDEQLGRDLMSFGTPILVLGDPAQLPPISGGGFFTEHEPDHLLTEIHRQARDNPIIQLALDVREGREFMNGDYGAAQVIGRDEVDQDLVLAADQVLVGTNRTRRRYNKRLRELKGFDASFPQAGDKLVCLRNDPAKGLLNGSLWKVMTSSRETVKPGINLLVSPEEDDPDRGVAKIKLLKAAFEDPDADIPWQQKKRFDDFDYGYALTVHKAQGSQWDNVVLFDESYAFKDTRQRWLYTAITRAAQKLTVVR; encoded by the coding sequence ATGCAGTTTTCTCCCCAACAGGATGAGGCGCTCAAGGCCGTCGCACGGTGGCTGAAGGAGGGGCGGTCGCCGCTTTTTCGGCTGTTCGGCTATGCCGGGACCGGCAAGACGACGCTTGCGCGCCATTTCGCCGAAAATGTCGACGGGCAGGTCCAGTTCGCCGCGTTCACCGGCAAGGCCGCTCAGGTGCTGCGCTCCAAGGGCGCGACCAACGCCCGCACGATCCACTCGCTGATCTATCGCCCGCGCGGTGAGGAGGCCGTGTCCGACGAGACGACCGGCAAGACGTCGATGTCGCCGACCTTCTCGCTCAACCGGCAAAGTCCGATCGCCAAGGCGAAGATGGTGGTGATCGACGAGTGTTCGATGGTGGACGAGCAGCTCGGACGCGACCTGATGAGCTTCGGCACGCCGATCCTCGTGCTTGGCGATCCGGCGCAGCTTCCGCCGATCTCCGGCGGCGGGTTCTTCACCGAGCACGAACCCGACCATCTGCTGACCGAAATCCATCGCCAGGCGCGCGACAATCCCATCATCCAGCTCGCGCTCGACGTTCGCGAAGGCCGCGAGTTCATGAATGGCGATTACGGCGCCGCGCAGGTCATCGGGCGCGACGAGGTCGACCAGGACCTCGTTCTGGCCGCCGATCAGGTTCTTGTCGGCACCAATCGCACGCGGCGGCGCTACAACAAGCGCCTGCGCGAGCTGAAGGGGTTCGACGCGTCGTTTCCGCAAGCCGGCGACAAGCTCGTGTGCCTGCGCAACGACCCTGCCAAGGGGCTTCTGAACGGATCGCTCTGGAAGGTCATGACGTCGTCACGCGAGACCGTGAAGCCCGGCATCAACCTGCTCGTCTCGCCCGAGGAAGACGATCCGGATCGCGGCGTGGCCAAGATCAAGCTGCTCAAGGCGGCGTTCGAGGACCCTGATGCGGACATTCCGTGGCAGCAGAAGAAGCGTTTCGACGATTTCGACTACGGCTATGCCCTGACGGTCCACAAGGCACAGGGTTCGCAATGGGACAATGTTGTGCTGTTCGACGAAAGCTATGCCTTCAAGGACACGCGTCAGCGCTGGCTCTATACGGCGATCACGCGCGCGGCGCAGAAACTGACGGTCGTACGGTAA
- a CDS encoding type II toxin-antitoxin system VapC family toxin, translating to MYLDSSAMIAIIANENERERMLLRLAQSGSRVTSVVTMLETIMALASKTGDRENAPRQVGQFLHGAGVEIVPVDESCLAPLMEAFAKYHRGSGHAAKLNLGDCISYAVAKSQGVDLLYIGNDFSHTDLA from the coding sequence ATGTATCTCGATAGTTCAGCAATGATCGCCATCATTGCCAATGAAAACGAGCGCGAAAGGATGTTGCTGCGGCTAGCGCAATCGGGGTCTCGGGTTACGTCAGTTGTGACGATGCTTGAGACGATTATGGCCTTGGCGTCAAAGACCGGCGACCGCGAGAATGCTCCCAGGCAGGTTGGGCAGTTTCTTCATGGAGCCGGAGTAGAAATAGTGCCGGTGGATGAGTCCTGCCTCGCGCCTTTGATGGAGGCATTCGCCAAGTATCATCGGGGCAGTGGGCATGCGGCGAAGTTGAATTTGGGCGACTGCATTTCCTACGCGGTTGCGAAAAGCCAAGGCGTCGATCTTCTCTACATTGGCAACGATTTCTCCCATACCGATCTGGCTTGA
- a CDS encoding type II toxin-antitoxin system VapB family antitoxin has protein sequence MAIHVKDQRTDALVREFAELRGIGITDAIRQAVEEALSVERAAAKAPIEALKRRLQPLFDEVDAYPSTDRTIDKASFDEMWGDGDVSR, from the coding sequence ATGGCTATTCATGTAAAAGACCAGAGGACGGACGCACTGGTGAGAGAATTTGCCGAATTGCGCGGAATTGGGATCACTGATGCGATACGACAGGCGGTAGAAGAAGCCTTGTCGGTGGAGCGGGCCGCCGCAAAGGCACCGATAGAGGCACTGAAGAGACGCCTCCAGCCGCTTTTCGATGAGGTCGATGCTTATCCATCCACTGATCGAACGATTGACAAAGCGTCTTTCGACGAAATGTGGGGGGACGGGGATGTATCTCGATAG
- a CDS encoding LysE family translocator yields MSLDIFLALIVFAFVTSITPGPNNFMLMASGVNFGFRRTIPHMFGIGAGFLSLLLGVGFGLGAVLTAYPALHTGLKIAGGAYLLYLAWRIAMTRSLGEKDSGAARPMTFMEAAGFQWINPKAWVMAVTAMAIYTNPQSPFLSVVLVSLAFAVVNLPSVSTWAGFGVALRGFLSDPLRLKWFNIAMGVALAVSLWPMLR; encoded by the coding sequence ATGTCGCTGGATATATTTCTGGCTCTGATCGTGTTCGCCTTCGTGACGTCGATCACGCCGGGGCCCAACAACTTCATGCTGATGGCATCGGGCGTGAATTTCGGCTTCCGCCGCACGATCCCGCATATGTTCGGCATCGGGGCAGGGTTTCTGTCGCTGCTGCTGGGCGTCGGCTTCGGGCTGGGCGCGGTGCTCACCGCTTATCCCGCGCTTCACACCGGCCTCAAGATCGCCGGCGGCGCGTATCTGCTCTATCTTGCGTGGCGGATCGCGATGACGCGGTCGCTTGGCGAAAAGGACAGCGGGGCCGCGCGTCCGATGACGTTCATGGAAGCGGCCGGGTTCCAATGGATCAACCCGAAGGCCTGGGTCATGGCTGTCACCGCCATGGCCATCTACACCAACCCTCAATCGCCGTTTCTGTCGGTGGTGCTGGTTTCACTGGCTTTCGCGGTCGTGAACCTGCCTAGCGTTTCGACCTGGGCGGGTTTCGGCGTGGCGCTTCGCGGCTTCCTGTCCGACCCGTTGCGCCTCAAATGGTTCAACATCGCGATGGGTGTCGCCCTCGCGGTCAGCCTGTGGCCGATGCTGCGCTGA
- the ilvN gene encoding acetolactate synthase small subunit: protein MNAHLQPTGSAYFIAKETESVEKHTLSVLVDNEPGTLARVIGLFSGRGYNIDSLTVSETEHEKHLSRITIVTRGTPHVLEQIKHQLERIVPVHRVNDLTVIARELGQERPLERELALIKVRGTGDARVEALRLAEAFHATVIDANTEHFIFEITGRVSKIEQFIAIMGPLGLVEVCRTGVAAMNRGPQGMEASS, encoded by the coding sequence ATGAACGCCCATCTTCAGCCCACCGGTTCGGCCTATTTCATCGCCAAGGAAACCGAAAGTGTCGAAAAGCACACGCTTTCCGTTCTCGTCGACAACGAGCCGGGTACGCTTGCGCGCGTGATCGGGCTGTTTTCCGGTCGCGGCTACAACATCGACAGCCTGACCGTTTCCGAAACGGAACACGAGAAGCACCTGTCGCGCATCACGATCGTGACGCGGGGCACGCCGCATGTGCTTGAGCAGATCAAGCACCAGCTCGAGCGCATCGTGCCGGTTCATCGCGTCAATGATCTGACCGTCATCGCGCGGGAACTCGGGCAGGAACGGCCGCTCGAGCGCGAGCTCGCGCTGATCAAGGTGCGTGGCACCGGCGATGCGCGCGTCGAAGCGCTGCGTCTGGCGGAAGCGTTCCATGCGACCGTAATCGACGCCAATACCGAGCATTTCATCTTCGAGATCACCGGCCGCGTGTCCAAGATCGAGCAGTTCATCGCGATCATGGGGCCGTTGGGGCTCGTCGAGGTCTGCCGGACGGGCGTTGCCGCCATGAACCGTGGCCCTCAGGGGATGGAAGCATCTTCCTGA
- a CDS encoding acetolactate synthase 3 large subunit: MSGAEMVVQALKDNGVEHIFGYPGGAVLPIYDEIFQQDDVQHILVRHEQGAGHAAEGYARSTGKPGVMLVTSGPGATNAVTPLQDALMDSIPLVCLTGQVPTSLIGSDAFQECDTVGITRPCTKHNWLVKDVNDLSRVIHEAFHIATTGRPGPVVVDIPKDVQFAKGIYTPPQQAPRTSYHPKLQGDIEAIKQAVALMATAKRPIIYSGGGVVNSGPEASHLLRELVDLTGFPITSTLMGLGAYPASGKSWLGMLGMHGTYEANMAMHDCDVMVCLGARFDDRITGRLDAFSPNSKKIHIDIDPSSLNKNVHIDIPVLGDVGRALEDMVRIWRATVKTDKSALHPWWEQIARWRARDSLAYKSNDDVIMPQYAIERLYELTKARDTYITTEVGQHQMWAAQHYGFEKPNRWMTSGGLGTMGYGLPAALGVQIAHPDALVIDIAGDASVQMTMQEMSTAVQYNAPIKIFILNNQYMGMVRQWQQLLHGNRLSNSYTEAMPDFVLMAQAFGAHGIRCDKPGELDAAIQEMIDVKKPVLFDCRVAALANCFPMIPSGKAHNEMLLPDEATDEVVANAIDAKGRELV, from the coding sequence ATGAGCGGTGCCGAAATGGTTGTGCAGGCGCTGAAGGACAATGGCGTCGAGCACATTTTCGGCTATCCCGGCGGCGCCGTCCTTCCGATCTATGACGAAATCTTCCAGCAGGACGACGTCCAGCACATTCTGGTTCGACACGAGCAGGGCGCCGGACACGCGGCCGAGGGCTATGCGCGCTCGACCGGGAAGCCGGGCGTGATGCTGGTGACGTCGGGACCGGGCGCCACGAACGCCGTGACGCCTCTGCAGGACGCTTTGATGGACTCGATCCCGCTGGTCTGCCTCACGGGGCAGGTGCCGACCTCGCTCATCGGCTCGGACGCCTTCCAGGAATGCGATACCGTCGGGATCACACGGCCCTGCACCAAGCACAACTGGCTGGTGAAGGACGTCAACGATCTCTCGAGGGTGATCCACGAGGCATTCCATATCGCAACCACCGGCAGGCCCGGCCCCGTCGTCGTCGATATCCCGAAGGACGTTCAGTTCGCCAAGGGCATCTATACGCCGCCGCAGCAGGCGCCGCGCACGTCCTATCACCCGAAACTGCAAGGCGACATCGAGGCGATCAAGCAGGCGGTCGCGCTGATGGCGACGGCGAAGCGGCCGATCATCTATTCGGGCGGCGGCGTGGTGAATTCCGGCCCCGAGGCCAGCCATCTGCTGCGCGAACTGGTCGATCTCACGGGCTTCCCGATCACGTCGACGCTGATGGGTCTCGGCGCGTATCCCGCGTCGGGCAAGAGCTGGCTCGGCATGCTCGGCATGCACGGCACCTACGAAGCCAACATGGCGATGCATGATTGCGACGTCATGGTCTGCCTCGGGGCGCGTTTCGACGACCGGATCACCGGGCGCCTCGACGCGTTTTCGCCGAATTCGAAGAAAATCCACATCGACATCGACCCGTCGTCGCTGAACAAGAACGTCCATATCGACATTCCGGTTCTCGGCGATGTCGGGCGCGCGCTGGAGGACATGGTCCGTATCTGGCGCGCCACGGTAAAGACCGACAAATCCGCATTGCATCCCTGGTGGGAGCAGATTGCGCGCTGGCGGGCGCGCGATTCCCTTGCCTACAAGAGCAATGACGACGTCATCATGCCGCAATATGCGATCGAGCGTCTTTATGAGCTGACGAAAGCGCGCGACACCTACATCACGACCGAGGTCGGCCAGCACCAGATGTGGGCCGCGCAGCACTACGGTTTCGAAAAACCCAATCGCTGGATGACGTCGGGCGGCCTCGGCACGATGGGCTACGGCCTGCCTGCCGCGCTCGGCGTGCAGATCGCGCATCCCGATGCGCTCGTCATCGACATTGCGGGCGATGCCTCGGTGCAGATGACGATGCAGGAGATGTCGACGGCGGTGCAGTACAACGCGCCGATCAAGATCTTCATCCTCAACAACCAATATATGGGCATGGTCCGGCAGTGGCAGCAGCTTCTGCACGGCAACCGCCTGTCCAACTCCTACACCGAGGCGATGCCTGATTTCGTGCTGATGGCGCAGGCCTTCGGCGCACATGGCATTCGCTGCGACAAGCCGGGCGAACTCGACGCGGCGATCCAGGAGATGATCGACGTGAAGAAGCCGGTCCTGTTCGACTGCCGCGTGGCCGCGCTCGCCAACTGCTTCCCCATGATCCCGTCGGGCAAGGCGCACAACGAGATGCTGTTGCCGGACGAGGCCACCGACGAAGTCGTCGCCAACGCGATCGACGCGAAGGGCAGGGAACTGGTTTGA
- a CDS encoding DUF87 domain-containing protein gives MFVERAEIGEATSQERRNAAQSDSRVLGRVVQCDGARALLAAFAGDDAASQGLWTVGRMVSINLGTIRTVGLVYRIEAPVHQWIENGDNPISVHVELIGEVRDAPDGKPVFDRGITTYPHIGAISHRIRARDLQAVYDLAGRHALTIGKLSQDETIDARIAIDDVLNRHFAVVGTTGVGKSTAVSLLLRKAIEARPDLRVLILDPHNEFSAAFPDRSIRVSTQTLDLPFWLFRLEELVEVLFRGREPVAEEVDLLRDLIPHAKQLYRNPHSGGLVRRSSDASGITVDTPVPYRIADVLKIIDERIGLLETKNDRPTYRSLRIRIDAAVADPRYRFMFGSRLIEDNIHETIGKIFRIPHEGRPITCFEMAGLPSEVVNSVCSVLARLAFDIAIGSHGKLKLLVMCEEAHRYMPSDPKLGFAPTRHALSRIAKEGRKYGCYLGIVTQRPGELDPTVLSQCSTVFAMRLANEMDQEIVRSAIADSSASTLSFLSSMGQREAIAFGEGVATTMRMKFEFMAPALLPGATNADAADEPADHGEVDLVSLVQNLRSFARPAPSTATGVGAPVDVQRQAGERQPNIEPQPGDRPRRRFDDDDTVRRLYE, from the coding sequence ATGTTTGTCGAACGCGCGGAAATTGGCGAAGCCACGAGCCAGGAACGGCGCAACGCGGCTCAGTCGGATTCGCGCGTGCTGGGACGCGTCGTGCAGTGCGACGGCGCGCGCGCGCTCCTTGCCGCCTTCGCTGGCGACGACGCGGCTTCACAGGGCCTCTGGACGGTCGGGCGCATGGTGTCCATCAATCTGGGCACCATCCGCACGGTCGGCCTGGTCTACCGTATCGAGGCTCCGGTTCACCAATGGATCGAAAACGGCGACAACCCCATCAGCGTCCACGTCGAATTGATAGGCGAGGTCCGTGATGCGCCGGATGGCAAGCCGGTCTTCGATCGCGGCATCACCACCTACCCCCATATCGGCGCGATCTCGCATCGCATCCGCGCGCGCGATCTCCAGGCCGTCTACGATCTCGCCGGCCGCCACGCCTTGACGATCGGGAAGCTTTCGCAGGATGAAACCATTGACGCGCGTATCGCGATCGATGACGTGCTCAACCGGCATTTTGCAGTTGTCGGCACCACGGGCGTCGGCAAATCGACGGCGGTATCGCTTCTGCTGCGCAAGGCGATCGAGGCGCGGCCGGACCTGCGCGTCCTCATCCTCGATCCTCACAACGAGTTCTCCGCAGCCTTTCCGGATCGGTCGATCCGGGTCAGCACACAAACGCTCGACCTCCCCTTCTGGCTGTTCCGGCTGGAGGAACTTGTCGAGGTGCTGTTTCGAGGCCGTGAGCCGGTGGCCGAAGAGGTCGACCTGCTGCGCGATCTGATCCCGCACGCCAAGCAGCTCTACCGCAATCCCCACAGCGGCGGCCTCGTCCGGCGCTCTTCGGATGCAAGCGGCATCACGGTCGACACGCCGGTGCCCTATCGCATCGCGGATGTGCTGAAGATCATCGACGAGCGCATCGGCCTGCTCGAGACGAAGAACGACCGCCCGACCTATCGCTCGCTGCGCATCCGCATCGATGCCGCCGTTGCCGATCCGCGCTACCGCTTCATGTTCGGCTCGCGGCTGATCGAGGACAACATTCACGAGACGATCGGCAAGATTTTCCGCATCCCGCATGAGGGACGGCCGATCACCTGCTTCGAGATGGCGGGACTGCCGTCGGAAGTCGTGAACTCGGTCTGCTCGGTGCTCGCGCGTCTGGCCTTCGACATCGCCATAGGCAGCCACGGAAAGCTCAAGCTTCTCGTCATGTGCGAGGAAGCCCACCGGTACATGCCGTCCGACCCGAAGCTGGGTTTTGCTCCCACACGTCATGCGCTGTCGCGCATCGCCAAGGAGGGCCGGAAGTATGGCTGCTACCTCGGCATCGTGACGCAGCGGCCGGGCGAGCTGGACCCGACTGTGCTGTCGCAATGCTCGACTGTCTTCGCCATGCGTCTCGCAAACGAGATGGATCAGGAGATCGTCCGATCCGCGATAGCGGATTCGTCGGCTTCCACGCTCTCGTTCCTGTCGTCCATGGGCCAGCGCGAGGCGATCGCCTTCGGCGAAGGCGTGGCAACGACGATGCGCATGAAGTTCGAGTTCATGGCGCCCGCACTCCTGCCCGGAGCGACGAACGCGGATGCAGCCGATGAGCCCGCCGATCACGGCGAGGTCGATCTGGTTTCCTTGGTACAGAATTTGCGCAGTTTCGCGCGCCCGGCGCCGTCCACCGCGACGGGCGTGGGCGCACCTGTCGATGTCCAGCGCCAGGCCGGCGAGCGCCAGCCCAACATCGAACCGCAGCCGGGCGATCGCCCGCGCCGCCGCTTCGACGACGACGATACGGTCCGCCGGCTCTACGAATAA
- a CDS encoding GGDEF domain-containing protein: MRFHKAESAFFVFIVVVLAAGVLILHAYNTVYVSGQSLNDQERIDLLAYFARLLFATGVLQATALFFGIFFIYPLIRTQVKEEGKLRAMTESLSARSETLEHAALTDGLTGMQNRRFFDDALREYIEEFRKIDKPVGLMILDLDHFKGVNDTHGHDVGDQVLKAVAGCLRDMTRYHDVVARLGGEEFAVVAPNMDDALLLKLAERIRKAIAGLAIVSGNVRLRVTTSVGLAVWDRKETAEDFFRRADKHLYQAKRLGRNRVCA, translated from the coding sequence ATGCGATTCCATAAGGCCGAGTCGGCTTTCTTCGTCTTTATTGTCGTCGTCCTTGCTGCGGGGGTCTTGATACTCCACGCCTACAATACCGTTTACGTGTCCGGCCAGTCGCTCAACGATCAGGAGCGCATCGATCTGCTCGCCTATTTCGCAAGGCTTCTCTTCGCGACCGGCGTCTTGCAGGCCACGGCACTCTTCTTCGGCATATTCTTCATCTATCCGCTCATCCGCACGCAGGTGAAGGAAGAGGGCAAGCTGCGCGCCATGACGGAATCGCTGAGCGCGCGTTCGGAGACGCTGGAACATGCAGCGCTCACCGACGGCCTGACGGGCATGCAGAACCGCCGCTTCTTCGACGATGCGCTGCGCGAATACATCGAGGAGTTCCGCAAGATCGACAAGCCGGTCGGCCTGATGATCCTCGATCTCGATCACTTCAAGGGTGTCAACGACACGCATGGCCACGATGTCGGCGATCAGGTGCTCAAGGCGGTTGCCGGCTGTCTCAGGGACATGACGCGCTATCACGACGTCGTCGCGCGCCTCGGCGGCGAGGAGTTCGCGGTTGTTGCCCCGAACATGGACGATGCGCTGCTGCTGAAGCTCGCCGAGCGCATCCGCAAGGCCATCGCCGGTTTGGCGATCGTCAGCGGAAATGTGCGGTTGCGCGTCACCACGAGCGTCGGCCTCGCCGTCTGGGATCGCAAGGAAACGGCCGAGGATTTCTTCCGCCGTGCTGACAAGCATCTGTACCAGGCCAAGCGCCTCGGCCGAAACCGGGTCTGCGCGTGA
- the miaA gene encoding tRNA (adenosine(37)-N6)-dimethylallyltransferase MiaA: MSGIGNPARTDQDGPLKNAILIAGPTASGKSALALALARETRGTVVNADSMQVYAILHVLSARPGDADLAAAPHRLYGHVDPREAYSTGRWMRDVQNLIEARTFDHGPAIFVGGTGLYFRALLEGLSAMPQVPDTVRARWREMLASSGAPALHLMLRDRDPEAAQTIKPGDGQRIVRALEVLEASGRPISQWQRDAGHPLVDPDTARRIVLEPDRSVLRERIDRRFDTMIERGAMEEACAIGALHLDEALPAMKAIGVRELLAVDRGEMTKSEAIARAKIATRQYAKRQSTWFRNQLDARWERIANVGI; this comes from the coding sequence ATGAGCGGCATAGGAAATCCTGCGCGAACGGACCAAGACGGGCCCCTGAAGAACGCGATCCTGATAGCGGGACCGACCGCAAGCGGCAAGTCGGCTCTCGCGCTGGCCCTGGCGCGGGAAACGCGCGGGACGGTCGTGAATGCCGATTCCATGCAGGTCTACGCGATCCTGCATGTTCTGAGCGCCCGACCCGGTGATGCCGATCTCGCCGCCGCGCCGCACCGGCTTTACGGCCATGTCGATCCACGCGAGGCCTATTCGACCGGGCGCTGGATGCGCGACGTGCAGAACCTCATCGAGGCAAGAACCTTCGATCATGGGCCGGCAATCTTCGTCGGCGGGACCGGACTCTATTTCCGTGCGCTGCTGGAAGGCCTGTCCGCCATGCCGCAGGTGCCGGATACGGTGCGGGCCAGATGGCGTGAGATGCTGGCGAGCAGCGGTGCGCCGGCGTTGCATCTCATGCTTCGAGATCGGGATCCTGAGGCGGCGCAGACGATCAAGCCGGGCGATGGCCAGCGGATCGTGCGCGCGCTCGAGGTGCTCGAGGCTTCGGGGCGACCCATCTCGCAGTGGCAGCGCGACGCGGGACATCCGCTTGTCGATCCCGACACCGCGCGCCGCATCGTGCTGGAGCCGGATCGCTCCGTGCTCCGTGAGCGCATAGACCGCCGTTTCGACACGATGATCGAGCGCGGCGCCATGGAAGAAGCGTGCGCAATCGGCGCGCTGCATCTCGACGAGGCATTGCCCGCGATGAAGGCGATCGGCGTGCGCGAACTGCTTGCGGTCGACCGTGGCGAGATGACGAAGAGCGAGGCGATCGCGCGCGCCAAGATCGCGACGCGGCAATATGCAAAACGCCAGTCGACGTGGTTCCGAAACCAGCTCGACGCGCGCTGGGAACGCATCGCGAATGTCGGCATTTGA
- the serB gene encoding phosphoserine phosphatase SerB — protein MPLIATLIANPSTRALSRDIADRASRAVEASRIDWLDDGIAADLYLPDHLSAAEADAALRAAIASDPIDMAVQEATGRRKKLLIADMDSTMIDQECIDELADEVGLKDHVAAITARSMNGEIAFEPALRERVALLAGLDTTVIDRLIESRITLAAGGRTLVATMNKSGAWTALVSGGFLSFTGPIAAKLGFRENRANRLIEDGGKLSGTVAEPILGRAAKAEALTEMAATHGLTVEDAIAVGDGANDLDMLAIAGSGVALHAKPAVAEQARIRIDHGDLTALLYLQGYRREEFVS, from the coding sequence ATGCCGCTCATCGCCACTCTGATCGCCAACCCGTCCACTCGCGCACTGTCGCGAGACATCGCAGATAGAGCGTCGCGGGCGGTCGAGGCAAGCAGGATCGACTGGCTGGACGACGGCATCGCCGCCGATCTTTACCTGCCCGACCATCTATCGGCCGCGGAAGCGGATGCCGCCCTGCGCGCGGCGATTGCGTCGGACCCGATCGACATGGCGGTCCAGGAGGCAACCGGTCGCCGCAAGAAACTGCTGATCGCCGACATGGATTCGACCATGATCGACCAGGAATGCATCGACGAACTGGCCGACGAGGTCGGTTTGAAAGACCACGTCGCGGCGATCACGGCGCGCTCGATGAACGGCGAGATCGCATTCGAGCCAGCCTTGCGCGAACGCGTCGCGCTTCTGGCCGGCCTCGACACCACCGTGATCGACCGCCTGATCGAAAGCCGCATCACGCTTGCGGCAGGAGGCCGAACACTCGTGGCGACGATGAACAAATCAGGCGCGTGGACCGCACTCGTCTCGGGCGGCTTCCTCAGCTTCACCGGCCCGATCGCAGCGAAACTCGGCTTTCGGGAGAACCGCGCAAACCGCCTCATCGAAGATGGTGGCAAGCTCTCGGGCACGGTCGCCGAACCGATTCTCGGCCGCGCGGCGAAGGCCGAGGCCCTGACCGAAATGGCTGCCACGCACGGCCTTACGGTCGAGGATGCGATCGCGGTGGGTGACGGCGCGAACGATCTCGATATGCTGGCCATCGCGGGCAGCGGCGTCGCGCTCCACGCTAAACCAGCAGTTGCAGAGCAGGCGCGGATTCGCATAGACCACGGGGATCTGACCGCCCTTCTCTATCTGCAAGGATATCGCCGGGAGGAATTCGTATCGTGA